The genomic stretch CCTTATGATCAATCTCGCTCCACCCCTCTTCAAAAATTGTACGAACTTGGACTTCTGTATAGATTTTCTGATTCAATGGCTGCGATTCAAAAACATAATGAATTGAACGATAACCAGCTGGATGTTGCTTTACTTCAAATCTATCAAGACCAGTAGTCGCCTCATCACCATCTCTGACATAGTAAACTGGTGTTTCTTTTGTATTCCATATCTGACAAAGATATTCATCAATTTCAAAGCAATCATCTTTAAATAAGTGCAACGCTCTAACACCAACTAAATCTGTTATTATCTCATGATAGTTTGTGCTATCGATAGATAAGTATGCAGCATTGTAAGTTTCGGCTCCTTCAGTAGTCTTTCTTACTATTTTTTCCATTAAGTGTTCAGGATCTTTAACTCTCCACCTCACTGAATGTACCTTGGAGCACCTCTGAATTATTCTAGCAAACAACTCAGCTGTTTCCTTCCGTTGTTCAAACTTTGATAAATGGTCTATACCTATTTCTTTCAAAGTATCCCATTCTATTTTGCTTTTATTCCAATCCTCAATAGTTATATTGTTTCTCTCAATAAACTGCTCAAGTTCCATTCCTTCTATGATCATTTATTTCCTCAATTTTCTGATAAAACCTAACGCTGTTATAACCGCCGCAGCTTTGCTGCGTCCGGCGCCGCAGGCGCGCAGTTGATAACTTTGTTATAGGTCGTAGTCATGCGCTCTTACGTCTCGAAATGCTTGAATAAATAGGTCTTGCAATTCTCTTGGTGGAATAATTAGCCAAGTGCAAGCGATGGTTGTAAAAGCCTCTATTTTTTCAACAAGGTCATTGAATTCCGCCTCTGGACGAATAGCGTATAAAATTTCGTTAATAGCGCCGAGATCATAATCTTCTATATTTGCATCCAGTCTATGCCCAAATTTATTTCGTATTGAATTTAACCTTTGAATTCCGGGCTTCACAAATGCAACCGCATTAGCTTCAGAAGGTAGCAACTTCGATTTTTGAGAGAATGTAAGCCTTACCTGATCAAATTCATTAATAGAATAATGGGAAATCAAAAACTGATTCATGTAATGCTCAACGATGAGATGGCATTTCAATATTCTACCTAGATCATCATGCTCTCTTGCTATGAGTGCTTTGAACTTCTCATTCTCGGCTTCGAAGTGCGCATCAATGTCAGCCATATGAGGTCTAAGCACTTCAACAGCATGTTCAATTCCTTCGATTTCTCTCATTTGTCTCCTGACCTATAACGCCTTAATAAGCGGAAAATAATGGTTGGCTATAATCGCGGAGCGATGGCCAACTGTTATTTTTCCGTTTAATTAACTTGTTATGTTTAAGTTACTCAAATGGTACGTTAAATAGTCTTCACCGTCATACAAAGATGAACTAAGTTCCTGCTTGTCCATAGAGCCAATTCTTGCATTACAATGTAAAGCAACTTCCCTTATCGCTGGTAATAATAAGAATTTTTCTTGTTCATTGAGCTTGCCAAGTGAATCTGCTTTTTGAAGTTCATTTGAACGCTCTATGATGCGCTTTTTAAGCTCACTATATCGTTGAGATATTTCTCTCAAAATTTTCTTGTCTACAGCATGCTCAAACAATGACATAGCCTCTGAAAACTCACTTTTCCAAGAAGTTAACTCTTCACCAATTTCCGATTCTGTCACAGTGACTCCTTTTAAACATAACGCTTTAGTATTCATGCGTACGCAGAACGCATAATCGCTTGTTGAACTGGGCTGCTACCTGCACGCCGTGTCCGGTTGGTGTGGTTTATGCTATGGGGATTTGCTTTTGCTGAGTGACTGTTAACTTGAACCGTTTTTTGGTGCTAAACGCTATAACCTGACTCAATCCCTGCCTGAACAACGTTATTTATGAGTCCCATTAAACCTATTTTTTCAAGCTTTGGCAAGGTTCTGTGGCTCTGGCACAGCCGAACTTGCTCTGCCTTTCAACACTCCATGGCAGAGTTACATTAATCGCTGTATTTATTACGCTGGCAACCACATCAGGTTGCTATCTCGTTCGTACAACATCTTCTTCTGGTTCATTATCTTTACGCTTATTGAACGCCTCTGCCAGTATCACCGATATCAGATAAGGCTGACACCCTCCAAAAGTAGTGCTTCATAATTTCGATAGAGCTACCAAAATATTGAAAATGAGGAAAAGCGAGTTTCAGTTATTTTCGGGAAAATTATACTTATTGTGATCTCTAAAGCCTAAATCAGAGGCGAAGTTAACGCTTAGCTATCGTTTTTCAGCTAAGTATCGCAAAGCAAATATGAGAAGCCTTTTAAATTGGTTTGTTAAGCTAACTTTTCTGCGATTTCCACCATGACGGGAACAACAGATAAAACTAATAAGCCTGACATGGTGAAATTAAATATTATCCGGCTTCTTGAGCTATTATTCAGAGCATTTTTTAGTAAAGAGCCAAATATCAACCACACTCCCACACATGGAAAGGAAACAACAAAGAAGGTCAAAGCAATCATAACGTTTTGACCAAAGAAGTTAGCACCTACCGTTGTAAAAGCTGCGAGGGCACCTGTTGCGACAACCCATGCTTTCGCATTAACCCACTGAAATAAAGCTCCTTTCATGAATGAAAATGGCCTAATTGGTTTGTCTGACTCGACACCTTCAGCTGAGATCGCTATGAGGTATGCCAAATATAGCAAGTACAAAACTCCAATACATTTAATGATGAAATAAAGATGAGGGAATATTTCAAATAACTGCGAGAACCCCAACCCTACAAGCAAGAGCATTACTGTGAAACCAACACAAATACCTGTTAGAAGAGGCAGACTTTTCCTGATGCCAAAATTTAGACCTGAGGTCATTACCATTATATTGTTCGGACCAGGTGTCACTGATGACGAAGCTGCGAACAAAACAACAGCAAAGAGGTAGTCCATATAGTATTCCTTACTGGGTATTCCGTATAAAACAAATATGGGGGCAGCTCAAAGATCAATCAAGTTTTCGGTAGAAGGTCTGACCACAGTTAACAGTGCTAAATATTGATGGCTAGAATTAGCGACGAAGGAGCAGCCAACAGTAATTTGTAATTATTGAACAGCTTGTTAGCTGCTGTTGCATTGTTTTTAAAGACCAAATAGCCACTTTTCAATTATGCTGGCGTCTTTTTGACTGAAAACCATTAGGCTTGAATGAGAGCGATTTTCAAATATTAGCTTTGTTACCTGCTCATTGTTGACTGACGAAAAGTAACTTGGCGGTGAAATTGAATCGACATTCGAATTTATTAGCAAAGCTGGTTTACTGCTTTCAATTAAATTTATTAACAAATCCGTTTCTTCTAAAGTAACTGATGCCTCATTCATTGTATGAGTAACAATATCATCTACGCTATCAGAAAATAAACTACTCAGTTTGGGTGTTTTATTAGGTAAGTACTCTTTTGCGGCAAGGTCGAATCTCATCATAGGAGCGAGT from Pseudoalteromonas sp. UG3-2 encodes the following:
- a CDS encoding addiction module component, whose amino-acid sequence is MIIEGMELEQFIERNNITIEDWNKSKIEWDTLKEIGIDHLSKFEQRKETAELFARIIQRCSKVHSVRWRVKDPEHLMEKIVRKTTEGAETYNAAYLSIDSTNYHEIITDLVGVRALHLFKDDCFEIDEYLCQIWNTKETPVYYVRDGDEATTGLDRFEVKQHPAGYRSIHYVFESQPLNQKIYTEVQVRTIFEEGWSEIDHKVRYPNFSDNEQVSYFLRIFNRLAGSADEMGSFVKELVNELESTAQELEQIKQENVHIKKENDKNIAEIDRLFSELDSSKGQNRTQDKLVKDLKAQVEKLKAQSQKTAVIPSSRRSNARTTTTSTTANILKFLESLEDKNVEQKKHVRPKVVKKT
- a CDS encoding LysE family translocator, coding for MDYLFAVVLFAASSSVTPGPNNIMVMTSGLNFGIRKSLPLLTGICVGFTVMLLLVGLGFSQLFEIFPHLYFIIKCIGVLYLLYLAYLIAISAEGVESDKPIRPFSFMKGALFQWVNAKAWVVATGALAAFTTVGANFFGQNVMIALTFFVVSFPCVGVWLIFGSLLKNALNNSSRSRIIFNFTMSGLLVLSVVPVMVEIAEKLA